In a single window of the Micromonospora sp. WMMD1155 genome:
- a CDS encoding YciI family protein, with protein sequence MARYLISFNDGAMDHIPAEDFPDVGKAAHSVTQEAMNAGVWVYGGGLERQQASIVATDGTVTDGLFPETKEVIGGLTVVDVATREEALEWAAKMAAACRCPQEVREIMADPELDVMLSEAAGRG encoded by the coding sequence CGCGGTATCTGATCTCGTTCAACGACGGCGCGATGGACCACATCCCCGCCGAGGACTTCCCCGACGTGGGCAAGGCGGCGCACTCGGTGACCCAGGAGGCCATGAACGCCGGCGTGTGGGTGTACGGCGGTGGCCTCGAACGGCAGCAGGCGAGCATCGTGGCCACCGACGGGACGGTCACCGACGGCCTCTTCCCGGAGACCAAGGAGGTCATCGGCGGTCTGACCGTCGTCGACGTGGCCACCCGTGAGGAGGCCCTGGAGTGGGCTGCCAAGATGGCAGCCGCGTGCCGGTGCCCACAGGAGGTCCGCGAGATCATGGCGGACCCCGAGCTCGACGTGATGCTCAGCGAGGCGGCCGGCCGGGGCTGA
- a CDS encoding FAD-dependent oxidoreductase: MRHRIVVLGAGYTGAIAAGRLARRLHPDDTEITVVNADADFVERVRMHQLATGQDLDHRPLRDVYAGTGVTLRQARVTAVDVDSRTVALADEHGTGEIAYDTLVYALGSTAADHGVPGVAEHAYDIAGRPAALRLRDRLAHLAAGGTVLVVGGGLTGLEAVTEIAEARPDLDVALATRGGLGDWLNDRARRHLRGVCDRLGITVHEHADIARVDATGVVTGDGRVIPAEVTVWTTGFAVHPIAAATTLTVAATGQIVVDDTMRSVSHPDVYAVGDAGLAAGPGGKPLRMACASGIPMAWQAADAIAARLTGRSTFPKAPLRYFNQCISLGRRDGIIQYVTADDRAKPSLLTGKLAARYKELACKGGAWSISHPMPYPVRRHRITANRSESVTARS; encoded by the coding sequence ATGAGACACCGCATCGTCGTCCTCGGAGCCGGCTACACCGGAGCCATCGCCGCGGGACGCCTCGCCAGGCGACTGCACCCCGACGACACCGAGATCACGGTCGTCAACGCCGACGCCGACTTCGTCGAGCGGGTACGCATGCACCAGCTCGCCACCGGACAGGACCTCGACCACCGCCCGCTCCGCGACGTGTACGCCGGCACCGGCGTCACGCTCCGACAGGCGCGGGTCACCGCCGTCGACGTCGACAGCCGGACCGTCGCGCTGGCCGACGAGCACGGCACCGGCGAGATCGCGTACGACACGCTCGTCTACGCACTGGGCAGCACCGCCGCCGACCACGGCGTCCCCGGCGTCGCGGAGCACGCGTACGACATCGCGGGCAGGCCTGCGGCGTTGCGGTTGCGTGACCGCCTCGCCCACCTCGCGGCCGGCGGGACCGTGCTCGTCGTCGGCGGAGGCCTCACCGGCCTCGAAGCGGTCACCGAGATCGCCGAGGCCCGGCCGGACCTCGACGTCGCGCTCGCGACCCGGGGCGGTCTCGGCGACTGGCTCAACGACAGGGCCCGGCGGCACCTGCGCGGCGTCTGCGACCGGCTCGGCATCACCGTGCACGAGCACGCCGACATCGCCCGGGTCGACGCGACCGGCGTGGTCACCGGCGACGGCCGGGTGATCCCGGCCGAGGTGACGGTGTGGACGACCGGCTTCGCCGTCCACCCGATCGCCGCCGCCACGACCCTGACGGTCGCGGCGACCGGGCAGATCGTCGTCGACGACACGATGCGGTCGGTCTCGCACCCCGACGTGTACGCGGTCGGCGACGCCGGTCTCGCCGCCGGACCGGGCGGCAAGCCGCTGCGGATGGCCTGCGCCTCGGGAATCCCGATGGCGTGGCAGGCCGCCGACGCCATCGCCGCCCGGCTGACCGGCCGGTCGACGTTCCCGAAGGCACCGCTGCGGTACTTCAACCAGTGCATCAGCCTCGGCCGCCGCGACGGCATCATCCAGTACGTGACCGCCGACGACCGGGCCAAGCCGTCCCTCCTCACGGGGAAGCTGGCGGCCCGCTACAAGGAGCTCGCCTGCAAGGGCGGGGCCTGGAGCATCTCCCACCCGATGCCGTACCCGGTGCGCCGCCACCGCATCACCGCGAACCGGTCGGAGAGCGTCACCGCCAGGTCGTGA
- a CDS encoding RNA polymerase sigma-70 factor, whose translation MPLSPDQVELFERSRARLEAIAYRLLGSASDAEDAVQDTFLRWQAADRGHVETPEAWLTKVLTNVCLNQLTSARARRETYVGSWLPEPVLAGDRMLGPLDTAEQRESVSMAVLTLLERLSPNERAVYVLREAFGYAHAEIAEILGRTESNCQQTYRRAKQHVAAERARAEVDRATAQKIIAEFLTAANNGEIHRLVELLTDDVRSTADGGGKIPARASITGAMAVAKFLRGLFKPADVKRDLVGGSPAVHVAAANGAPAVVVVIDDRVIGVMSLDVTPDGVAAIHNQVNPDKLARASRQWSATAHGEALFRVW comes from the coding sequence ATGCCGCTGAGTCCGGACCAGGTCGAGCTGTTCGAGCGCTCCCGGGCTCGCCTGGAGGCGATCGCCTATCGACTGCTGGGCTCGGCGAGCGACGCCGAGGACGCCGTGCAGGACACGTTCCTGCGCTGGCAGGCCGCCGACCGGGGGCACGTCGAGACGCCCGAGGCGTGGCTGACGAAGGTGCTCACCAACGTGTGCCTCAACCAGCTCACCTCGGCGCGGGCCAGGCGGGAGACGTACGTGGGCAGCTGGCTGCCCGAACCGGTCCTCGCCGGCGACCGGATGCTCGGCCCGCTCGACACCGCCGAGCAGCGCGAGTCGGTCTCGATGGCGGTGCTCACCCTGCTGGAGCGGCTCTCCCCCAACGAGCGCGCGGTGTACGTGCTGCGCGAGGCCTTCGGCTACGCGCACGCCGAGATCGCCGAGATCCTCGGCCGCACCGAGTCGAACTGCCAGCAGACCTACCGACGGGCCAAACAGCACGTCGCCGCGGAGCGGGCCCGCGCGGAGGTCGACCGCGCCACCGCCCAGAAGATCATCGCGGAGTTCCTCACGGCGGCCAACAACGGCGAGATCCACCGGCTGGTCGAGCTGCTGACCGACGACGTGCGGAGCACCGCCGACGGCGGCGGCAAGATCCCGGCCCGCGCCTCGATCACCGGCGCGATGGCGGTGGCGAAGTTCCTGCGCGGCCTGTTCAAACCCGCAGACGTGAAGCGGGACCTGGTCGGAGGCAGCCCCGCCGTGCACGTCGCCGCCGCGAACGGCGCTCCGGCCGTGGTGGTGGTGATCGACGACCGGGTGATCGGCGTGATGTCCCTGGACGTGACGCCCGACGGCGTCGCGGCCATCCACAACCAGGTCAACCCCGACAAGCTGGCCCGCGCGAGTCGTCAGTGGTCCGCGACCGCACACGGGGAGGCCCTCTTCCGCGTCTGGTGA
- a CDS encoding MFS transporter, whose product MRRNAGLFVGISLLSGFGSSAMSLVAGVWILDLTGSTSLAALAGLCVYAPVLAGPWLGGLLDRVPRRPLVIAVNLLLAAALLALLTVRGPDQTWLIFAVSCAYGISYVLIDAGETALLPSALSPTELGGVNGWRSSAQEGMKLVAPLVGAGLYAWRGGHAVVVLSAVMPVLVALLYAVLRLRRTPPDRPARHGGGPRTGLVALFGERATRLPVVLAAVSIAMSGFTTAAVYAMVVTELRLPSTFLGVLASAQGAGSIVGGLFVGRIISRLGPVAVGVAGTALFAVGCLARCLPWWPATLAGAAVAGVGLPWTLVAAVTAVQTHTPPALLGRVSATANTAMFGPLVAAIPLGSAAVHLGARPPLVAATVICLTAATATKPASVLRDRRSASLDTV is encoded by the coding sequence ATGCGGCGCAACGCCGGACTGTTCGTGGGGATCTCGCTGCTGTCCGGCTTCGGCAGCAGCGCCATGTCCCTGGTGGCCGGCGTCTGGATCCTCGACCTGACCGGCTCGACGAGCCTCGCGGCCCTCGCCGGGCTCTGCGTGTACGCCCCGGTGCTGGCCGGCCCGTGGCTGGGCGGCCTGCTCGACCGGGTGCCCCGGCGGCCCCTGGTCATCGCCGTCAACCTGCTGCTGGCGGCCGCGCTGCTGGCGCTCCTCACCGTACGGGGGCCGGACCAGACCTGGCTGATCTTCGCCGTCTCGTGCGCGTACGGCATCAGCTACGTGCTGATCGACGCGGGTGAGACGGCGCTGCTGCCGTCCGCGCTGTCGCCGACGGAACTCGGCGGCGTCAACGGGTGGCGGTCCAGCGCGCAGGAGGGCATGAAGCTCGTCGCTCCCCTGGTCGGCGCCGGCCTCTACGCCTGGCGCGGCGGTCACGCCGTCGTCGTCCTCAGCGCGGTCATGCCCGTCCTGGTCGCCCTCCTGTACGCGGTGCTCCGCCTGCGCCGGACACCTCCCGACCGGCCCGCGCGCCACGGTGGCGGTCCGCGTACCGGACTGGTGGCCCTGTTCGGAGAGCGCGCGACGCGTCTGCCGGTCGTGCTCGCGGCCGTGTCGATCGCCATGTCCGGCTTCACGACCGCGGCGGTCTACGCGATGGTCGTCACGGAACTGCGCCTTCCATCGACGTTCCTGGGAGTGCTGGCCAGCGCGCAGGGAGCCGGTTCCATCGTCGGTGGGCTGTTCGTCGGCCGGATCATCAGCCGGCTCGGTCCCGTCGCCGTCGGCGTCGCCGGGACGGCGCTGTTCGCCGTCGGTTGTCTGGCCCGCTGCCTGCCGTGGTGGCCGGCCACCCTCGCGGGTGCGGCGGTCGCCGGAGTGGGCCTGCCGTGGACGCTGGTCGCGGCGGTGACCGCCGTGCAGACGCACACGCCACCGGCTCTGCTGGGCCGGGTCTCCGCGACGGCGAACACCGCGATGTTCGGGCCCCTCGTCGCCGCGATCCCCCTCGGCTCGGCGGCCGTGCACCTCGGTGCCCGCCCGCCGCTGGTCGCCGCAACGGTGATCTGTCTGACGGCGGCAACCGCGACGAAGCCGGCGTCGGTGCTGAGGGACCGGCGCTCGGCGTCGCTGGATACTGTCTAG
- a CDS encoding aldo/keto reductase, protein MQYRTLGRTGVQVSTLSLGAMNFGKLGRTTQEDATAIVDAALDAGINLIDTADMYSQGESEEMVGRAIAGRRDDIVLATKAGMPMGDERNHRGGSRRWLITELDDSLRRLGVDHVDLYQVHRWDPTTSDEETLSALTDLQRAGKIRYFGASTFPAYRLVQAEWAAREHHLSRYVTEQPSYSILQRGIEAHVLPVTEQYGLGVLAWSPLASGWLSGAIRAGREITTSRSAILPQRFDLTIPANQARLDAVERLATVADEAGLTMIQLALGFVTAHPAVTSAIIGPRTIEHLRSQLAAADTVLSADVLDAIDAIVAPGVDLAAHEKFDAPPALLDAALRRR, encoded by the coding sequence ATGCAGTACCGCACCTTGGGTCGCACCGGCGTCCAGGTCAGCACCCTTTCGCTGGGCGCGATGAACTTCGGCAAGCTGGGACGTACCACCCAGGAGGACGCGACGGCGATCGTCGACGCCGCCCTCGATGCCGGAATCAACCTGATCGACACCGCCGACATGTACAGCCAGGGCGAGTCGGAGGAGATGGTGGGCAGGGCCATCGCCGGTCGTCGCGACGACATCGTGCTGGCCACGAAGGCCGGTATGCCGATGGGCGACGAGCGCAACCACCGCGGCGGCTCGCGCCGCTGGCTGATCACCGAGCTGGACGACAGCCTGCGCCGCCTCGGGGTCGACCACGTCGATCTCTACCAGGTCCACCGGTGGGACCCGACCACCAGCGACGAGGAGACCCTGTCGGCGCTGACCGATCTGCAACGGGCCGGGAAGATCCGCTACTTCGGGGCGTCGACCTTCCCCGCGTATCGGCTCGTGCAGGCCGAGTGGGCCGCGCGGGAGCACCACCTGAGCCGGTACGTCACGGAGCAGCCCAGCTACTCGATCCTGCAACGCGGCATCGAGGCCCACGTCCTGCCCGTGACCGAGCAGTACGGGCTCGGCGTGCTCGCCTGGAGCCCTCTCGCCTCGGGCTGGCTCTCGGGCGCGATCCGCGCCGGCCGGGAGATCACCACCAGTCGCTCGGCGATCCTGCCCCAGCGCTTCGACCTGACCATCCCCGCGAACCAGGCCCGGCTCGACGCCGTCGAGCGGTTGGCCACGGTCGCCGACGAGGCCGGGCTCACCATGATCCAGCTCGCCCTCGGATTCGTCACCGCGCACCCCGCCGTGACCAGCGCGATCATCGGCCCGCGCACCATCGAGCACCTGCGCTCCCAGCTCGCCGCCGCCGACACCGTGCTCTCCGCCGACGTGCTCGACGCGATCGACGCGATCGTGGCGCCCGGCGTCGACCTCGCCGCACACGAGAAGTTCGACGCTCCGCCGGCCCTGCTCGACGCGGCACTCCGACGTCGCTGA
- a CDS encoding Uma2 family endonuclease, which yields MAGWPAEQVLQAAGVRISGPDGDGGRISDLSVWRKPPVRSVWAAVADVALVVEIVSPGSEAMDSVTKVREYASAGIPQYRVVDRDSAQTVTGCRIVPSVALSQTGQDGKAPGGAPLG from the coding sequence ATGGCCGGATGGCCCGCCGAGCAGGTGCTCCAGGCCGCCGGCGTCCGCATCTCCGGCCCGGACGGTGACGGCGGCCGCATTTCCGACCTCAGCGTGTGGCGTAAGCCGCCGGTCCGCAGTGTCTGGGCGGCGGTCGCCGACGTCGCGCTCGTCGTGGAGATCGTCTCGCCCGGCTCCGAGGCGATGGACTCGGTGACCAAGGTCCGCGAGTACGCGTCGGCGGGGATCCCGCAGTACCGGGTCGTCGATCGGGACAGCGCGCAGACCGTCACCGGGTGCCGAATAGTCCCGTCAGTGGCCTTGTCACAAACCGGACAAGACGGTAAAGCCCCTGGTGGAGCACCCTTGGGGTAG
- a CDS encoding SRPBCC family protein — protein MDRDTFRPSPPAEVRTEPTGDAVTLVFVRDLRHPPTTVWAALTDPSRLAQWAPFLADRDLGHTGAAVLTLVDGEATQEDPTTVRRAEPPHLLEYTWGDDLLRWELSPLGDGTRLTLRHTVADQGMLPMVTAGWHLCLDVADRLLDGDPIGPIRGAEAKDFGWSELRDAYAERLGEG, from the coding sequence ATGGACCGCGATACGTTCCGCCCGAGCCCACCCGCCGAGGTACGCACCGAGCCGACCGGCGACGCCGTGACCCTGGTCTTCGTCCGCGACCTGCGGCATCCGCCGACCACCGTCTGGGCGGCACTGACCGACCCGAGCCGGCTCGCGCAGTGGGCGCCGTTCCTCGCCGACCGCGATCTCGGCCACACCGGCGCCGCCGTGCTCACCCTCGTCGACGGCGAGGCCACCCAGGAGGACCCGACGACGGTACGCCGGGCCGAGCCGCCACACCTGCTGGAGTACACCTGGGGCGACGACCTGCTGCGCTGGGAACTGAGCCCGTTGGGCGACGGCACCCGGCTCACCCTGCGACACACCGTCGCCGACCAGGGCATGCTGCCGATGGTCACGGCCGGTTGGCACCTCTGCCTCGACGTCGCCGACCGGCTGCTCGACGGCGACCCGATCGGCCCGATCCGTGGCGCGGAGGCCAAGGACTTCGGGTGGTCCGAGCTGCGCGACGCGTACGCCGAACGGCTCGGTGAGGGCTGA
- a CDS encoding metalloregulator ArsR/SmtB family transcription factor, with protein MSTDAFTILAEPTRRRILDQLRDAERSVGELVDGLGVSQPAVSKHLRVLRDAGFVTCRTAARQRIYRLDPGPLRAVDGWLDPYRRLWARHLDALEQHLDSQEQ; from the coding sequence GTGTCCACCGACGCCTTCACCATCCTCGCCGAGCCCACCCGGCGCCGGATCCTCGATCAGCTTCGCGACGCCGAACGCAGCGTCGGCGAGCTGGTCGACGGCCTGGGGGTCAGCCAGCCGGCCGTCTCCAAACACCTGCGGGTGCTTCGTGACGCCGGCTTCGTCACCTGCCGGACGGCCGCCCGACAGCGGATCTACCGCCTCGATCCGGGCCCGCTGCGGGCCGTCGACGGCTGGCTGGACCCGTACCGCCGACTGTGGGCCCGACACCTGGACGCCCTGGAACAGCACCTCGACAGTCAGGAGCAGTGA